Part of the Mycoplasmopsis columboralis genome, TCTTTACAAAATTTTCCTTCTATCTTTTTTAAAAAATAGGTAATAAAACAAACAAAAAATATTAAGGAAAATTGTGATAATAATATAGGTGCTTCAGGAATATACTCAACAAGTTTGATGTTTTTCTCGTCGTTTTTAGACCAAAAGAACAACATAAATAACGAAATAACTAAGAACATTATTAGTTGAGTAAAATAATTTAAAAAAACGATTAGATATAAAACAGTAATTATTCTGAATCTTGATTTAGTATTAAAGTTACTACAAAACATTATTTTATTATATAAAAATTGATCTGTAAGATGATCGTGTTGATTTATTTTTTATTTAAAGGCATAAAAAAGCAGACAAACATTTTGTCTGCACTAATTATATTTATCCTGTAATTCGTGTATTTTTAAATATAAACTTTTATAGTCTCCGATTTTCTTGTTATTTTTTGAACCAAAATTTTCACATTCTACAGCTGTAAAGTAAATTACATCTAAGCTATTTTGGTTAAATAATCTTTCCAATGAATTGATATTTAAACTATAACCTGTTCACTTTCCTATAATAAGGACATTAGATTTAATAGGAGTATCCAACACTTTTAAATCAGAAGGAATCAAATTTTTATTTTCCACTTTTATGTTGCTAAATTTCTTTTCAAAAATTCTAAAATAAAAATCCATTGTATAAAACATTCCAGCAGGCATAAATAGTAAGGAAATTGAACTTATTAGAAATGGGGTTCAAATTCTTCAATTAAACACCGTGTTATTATCATCATAAACTAATCCAAATATACAAATTCCAAAAATCAACATTGCCAAAAAACCTAATAACAGAATTGGTAGAATAATTTTTTTCTGGTTTTCTTTAATATGTGTTTTGATTAGTTCATATCCTTTTTTATATCTATAATCAACGCTAATATCGTTTTTCACAAGGTATTTTATTTTTTCTTTATTTAATCAAAACACTGTTCTAACTAGTTTTAAATCTCTATTTCTGTACGCAATAAATGCAAAAAAAGCAGCATAAGCAATATATATACCAATAGTGATATAAAATAAATATTCATTAATCATAAATTTCCTAAATTTCTTTACTGTTATAAACTTTATACTAAGTCATAGAAGCTGTTATTTGTGCAATTGAATAAACATCTTTTTATTTAATTGTTTAACAACTAAAGATAACTTTTAAATTATATTCGGATAAATTCAAAAGGTATTTAAAACTTTTTTCTAAAAAGAAAATAACTTTTCCTTTTTAACAGATCTAAGCTAAACAACGGTGTGTTAAATTTGGTTTTTCTTATAATCACATAATTAATAGTATTCAAAATTAAAATATTTAAAACTATAAGTCACATATAAGCAAAAGCTTTATTGGGATTGTAACTTTTAGCATTTAAATGTGAATACATATATCCTCCTAAAGAGAACTCTGTTGTGGATAAGAAACTATACAAAATAACACTCTTAAAAATAATTTCAAAATAAATAGTGCTTAGTGTGATGATGTGAATTTTTAAGCAAGGTAGAATATGTTTGAAATAAATTTGTCTTTTATTTCAACCTAGTAATTTAAGTTGATTAATCTTTGTTTGATTTAAGTTGTTTGCGTATTCAGAAAGTTGTTTTAAAAACGAACAGCTATTATGAACCCCCAATAAAAATAAGACCACCAAGGCAGTAGAATTAAACAATACACTAAAAATGTAAAACAAAACAATAACTGGTACGGTTCGAAAAATCACAATTAAAGTTTGAAAAGATATTACAGTAATCTTTCTTTGTTGACTGTGTACCAAAAATGGCAAGATTAAAAAAACAAAAAAACACATAATTACAAACACGAAAAATGCGTGAGCTCAAGTTTGAAATGATTGTAAAATTAGATTTTTTTCTATAGAAAATTCATTTAAAGAAAACACACTATAATCGGGTTTAAATAAATTGCTTAAATATGCATTAAAGAAGTTGTTTTTTAAAAATGAATAATTTAAAGTAGATGATGTTCAAATGCTGAAAATCACAGTACTTAACACAAATATAACAATCAAATATTTTTGTCAGCTTTTTAAGAACAATTTTTTGTTTTTTTTCTTGTTGCTAAACTTAAATGAAAAATGTACAAAAACATATTTTGCGAGCACATAATTTAGCAATTCAATAAATAAAATAAAAGATACAAGAACTATTAAAGGTATTAAAAGTTCGGAAATTTTACTTCCACCCCCTTTTGTGGCGTGCTCAGTAAGTAAACCAATACCAATAAGACCTAAGCTTGATAAAAGAGAAGATCATCTAATATTTGATTCAAACGAAAACAGGAACAATGATAATGCTTTATTTTTGAATTTAGGTCACACTTCCTTGGTAAATGATTTAATTTTTGTATTCCCCATTTGAATTGAAAGAAAATAAAACTTCAAATCAATGTCTTTATATAATTCTGCAAAGTATTTATGAAGTCATAATCAAGAAAATCAAATATAAACTAAAAATAAAACAGCTTCTGCTGATTCTAAACTACGGCTTATTAGAGTAATAAAAACAATTTCCGGCAATGCTCTTAAAACAAAAATCAAAGAAATTCCAATATACGCAACATATTTATTTACAAAATTTTTGTTAGCTAAAAACGAAGAGATTAAAGCAAAAATAAATCCTATGAAAGTTCCTGATATTGCTAGTTTTAAATTAGATCACAGATAACTCAGTGATTTAAATCACAAGTTGCCACCATCTCTAAATGTGCTTTGATCTTGAAAAATAAAAAGTTTTTTTATGTTGTTTTTAAACACTTCAAGACCATATGAACTATTTGTTTTGTAATCATAAGTAAAAACAACTCATAAAACTAAAGCAATTACAATCAAAAATAAAAATCATTTTCAATAATTTTGCAACCTTCAGGTGGTTGATTGATTTTTTGAAGAAAATTTAAATTTTCAAAACTTATTTTCTCTACTAATCATTATCAATCACCATTTGTTTTAGTTCTAACAAACTTGTAGATTCTTTAATAAAAGTTGATATTTTTTGATTATTTACTACCACAAAAAAGTCAAAGTATTCATAAGCTAAATTAAGATCATGAATAACAACTATGGTCGACAAATCAAATTTAAAAGATATTTCTTTTAAGCTTTTAATCACATTTTCAGCTGTTTGAAAATCTAAATTAGATGTGGGTTCATCAGCTAGCAAAACTTTTGCTTTTTGAATTAGTGCTTTTGCTATTTCTACTCTTTGCTTTTCTCCGCCACTTAGTTGCTGTGCTCTTAAAAAAGTTTTATCTAAAATATTTAGACTTTCCAATGTTTCATAAATATCATTTTGCTGTTTTTTGGTTATTATTGAAAAAAATTCAAAAAACTTATTTGAATAGGATCTAATTGATCTTTTAACGTTTGCATAAACAGAATCTGTCTCTATTAAATTAGGTTCTTGAGTTATGTATGCAACATTTAAAATAAGTTTTTTTCATTTCTTTTTTGAGCATTTAATGCTTTCATTTAATAATTTAATATCGCCTTTTGTTATTGGTAGGCCTCTTACAATTGTATTAATTAATGTGGTTTTTCCTGCTCCAGATTTACCAATGATAGCCACCATTTTATTTTTGGGAATTGCTAAATTTAAGTCTTTAAAAAACTTCATGTTATCAACTTTTATAGTTACATTTTGAAACTCTATCACATTACTCATGTTTTAGCATTTCCTTTAATGTACTATATTTGGTTAAAAGTTCTTTGTCGCTCATTTTTACAAACTTATTAAAACCTGAATAAATACCATAGGTATTCTCTTCATAAGTTAGTTTTTCTAAAGCTTGAGCAAATATATCTATTTGCTCTTTTGAAATCCCTTTACGTGCTAAAACAGCATCGTAAAGAAGCGGACCACTCATTGTGAGATATCTTACTTGCTCATTTGGATAATTTGTTGGTTTAAAATTATAGCTTTTAGATGCAGAATCAGGAGTTCATGTAGGCGGTGTTCAATTAAACACTCCGTCATACTCAAAAGCTATTCTATAAACTTTACCTGTAGATGTTTGAACTCCTAAAGAACTTTCAGGTACATTACCTAAACTAACTAAATCATTAGGCTGTTTAATTAAATAATTAACTATATCTGAATATTTTAAATTAAAGTTTTTAGCAATTAGTGAAGCTGGTAAATTAAACTTTGCTAATGAATCAGAAGAATCAAAAACGATTCCAAAACTTCTAAAAGTATCTCAATCTTTATTAATTCAAGCTTGTTTTATTTGTTCTCTTTGTTCTTCAGTACCTGAAATTAAAATAGAACCATAATAATTTTCGGTATATGATCCCAATTTATAAAAAACTTCGTATTTAGAACCATCTCATTTTAATTTTTTCTCATTATTAATTCAATCAAGCGGATATGTACCGTAATTGGAATTCTCTAATTGAATTTTGTTAGCATTTTGTGCCATTAAATACAAAGGATCATTTTCCTTTTTATTTTCAAAATGAACCGGTTTATCAGGTGTTCATAAAAACTTAATTGTTTGACTTTGAGCAACCGAAGGAAGCAAATCTTCTTCTGATACATCTACTAAATCTGTATAACTCATAATTACAAAATCATTAGTAGAATTGTTTGCTAAAAACTTTGGATAAAGAGCACTTCGATCAGAAGCAAATTCTAATTTCACACTAACATTTGGTTTATTTTTTAATGAACTAATATTATTTTTTGTTTCATTAAAATAATTAGTCAATGTTTTTTCTCAATTTGTTTTGTCTTCTTCACTAAATCCGGGATTGGGTTGTGGTGCATAAATAGTTAATTCTTGATCTCATTCGTTTAAATTTGAAGAATTAAAGCAAGACACAGCCATAAACGGTGTTGCTAGTGTTAAAACAAGAAATAATTGTTTAATTTTTTGTGTTATTTTTGACATAAAAAAACTCCTTCAAAAAGGGGTTTGCTGAAAAATCGCAATAATGCGAAATTAACTTAGCTACGCAAGCATTACCTTGATCAGCTTAGGTATTTCTCAGCCCGTAACGGACACCCTCGTTAATAATGTATATATTTTAACAAAATAAATTACTCTTTTGTTTGCATATTATTAATTTATAATACGCATATGAAAAAATCAAAGAAATTTTTAACTCTCGCTGGTGTTGTTTTAGCTGCTGTTGCGATCACTTCAGCTATTTCAACTCCGCTTATTTTATCTAAGTTCAAAAATGGTTGAAGCTATTCAATAAAAAGTCTAAATCCTTTAAATAAAATTTATGAAGAGAAAAAAGAATATCAACAAAAACAACTCACAGACTATACAAATGTTCTTGATTTTCAAGACCAAGCAGATATTAACATATATTTTTCTTCAAATGGTGTTCAAACCTATTACAACTTATTAAGAATGGCTATGCTTTCAAAAAAAGAAGTTCATTTTGCTATTTGAAACAAATCTTATTCATTTCAGAGAAAAACTAATAAAAATTATTTGGAAAACTTTTTAAAACATTTAAGAACTGTAGATTCTATTAACGAAGAACAAATCCGTGAAAAATCTTCTGTATTGGAATATTCAAATGAATTGTATTGAGACATTCTTGAAAGAGTTCAAAAAATAATTATTGATAATCCAGATAAAAAAATTAACCTTTGAATTAATGCAGATCATTTAAAAAATAATCCGGGGCTTCCATTACTTTCTTCTTATTCGAACGTTTTAATAAATGGACTTGAGGATTCAAAAATTCTTCCCAATTATATTTTTGATAATTTTGAAAATCAATCAGTTGACAAAGAAAGCTATTTTAACGAGCAAAACAATGCTTTTGAAAATAATTTAACAGAAATAAATCGGGATACACAGTATCTCATTCCTACCTTTTATGCTGGTTTTAATATATTTTTCAGTGATCCTAGTGCTGTATCAAAATATACATCTCATGGGTTTAAAAATATTTATAACTTTTTCGATCCAAAAAATTCTAATCTTACACATAAAGAAATTAAAGATTATATTTTCTCAGCAAGAGATATTAATAAAAAAAGATATATGACTCATTGATCATCTATTACTGGTTTAAATTGACAAGAACAAAGAGATATTGTTAACTCGTTTGCTAAGCAAAATGGTAAAAAATCTCTTTTAGTAGTAGGAAGTGATTTCGAAAGTGATTTAAATTACATTACTTACTTAGCCGATACTTATGCTGATCAATACAATATTTTTTATAAAGGTCACCCTGGCTCTAATTACAATAGCGAATGAGTTTTAGAAAATTTTATTACTAAACCAACTCAGTTAAAATACACAAACCCTTTTGATAATGATCAACACATTTACATACCAAAAAAAGACCATATAGTTTATCCTTTAGAATCTCAAATACCGTCTGAAGAACTTACAACTGATAATGTTTTTGTCGAAAATCCTTTAAGATTTGATAAATTTATTGCTACCGATTACACATCTACTGCATTACTAGGTATTTTGAACGGATTTAATAATTTAGAAGATATTTTAGAAATTCAAGAAACACCAAAGGAAAAAAGCGAAATATGAAAACTAAACACTCCACAATGAGAAGCTAAAATATCTCAATGATTATCACAAAGAGTAGTGGGTACATATTTGAAAACTCAATTAAAAGAAGATTCTAAAAACAAGGAACTTGATCAATTGACTGTTGATGATTTTGATTTTAATTTACCCGACAATTCAAAACCTTTTTTAAAAGATCTTTCAAATATAGTAATAGTTAGCAAATCTCTTTCAAACACAAATAAACATGTAATTGAATTTCGAGCTAAAGTAAAAGTAAACTCCTTTGTTTTATTAGATAAAGAATACGAAATTGTATTTGAATATGTTCAAAATTAAAAAATAGGTCCATTAGTTAAAGACCTATTTTTTAAACTTCAGATTTTAAATTTTCGCCTTGATGCAAATGATCGTGCTTGATGATTTGATTTGCTAATTTTATTGAAGTAACTACATATATAATTACAAATATAAAGGCAACAAATGCAAAACTTGATCCATAAGGTATATGCAAAAAGTATGTTAGTAATTCTAAAACAAGATCAGCTAAAATAAACATAGACAAAAATCAGATTGGATAATTAAATAAAAATTTATTTTTAATTCTGATTTCCTCTGGTGTGTTCACTTTAATTGCTTTAAGGGATTTTCATCAAAAATAAGATAAAAATAAACTAATGATTAGCATACTTATTGAATAGCTGTAGTTAAGTATTGGTAACACTTCGTTAATAGATTTTAATATTGATTTTAATTCACTTTCAGTATTTAAAGATCTTGAAATTAAGTTGATGATTATAGAAATGATTTCTAACACAATTTCAATAACAACAAGAGACAAAATAATTTTAGCAAAGAATTTTACTTTTTTAGCATGTTCAATCGTGTTTGTATTTTTCATTTTTTAATTATAAACAATTCTAATTTATTTGAATTATTTAACTTAAACACATTAATAAAAACCCGCATGTGGGGTTTTAAAATAAAAACTGTCAATTGATTGAGATTTAAATTTAAAAATTCACTAATTTTGAATTTCTGAGTAGTTTTGTTCTTTTGAATTTTCAAATTCTATGACTTGATTTGCAAATCTTATAGCTTTTAATGAGTAAACAAGTATAAAGATAGTGAAAATCAATAAAACTATTGGTACATAGCTTACTGGGAAAATAAATAAAACAATTTTAAATACAAGATTAGTGGCAGTAAATGCTGAAAGCATTCATGCTGGTCTGCTGAGAATGAAGTTATTCTTTTCTTTAACTTCTTGAGAAGCGTTTTCTTTAAGGTGTTGATAAGGTTTAAGTAATAAGATTGACAATCCTAAAATAATAACCAAAATAATTGTTGAAAAAACCAATCCGACAATTGAAAAAATTTTCTTAGCAGGGTTTAATAGTGTTTCATCTTTATTTTGTGCAATCGAGAGCGCAAAAACAATCAATGCTATGACAAAAATAACTTCAAAGATAAATTCAACAATGATTGTCCAAAAAATAGATTTTGACAACAGTTTTAGTTTTTTTGCATTTGATATTAGTGTAAATTCTTTCATATTTTAATTATAACCGATTTTATATTTTTGCTTTTTTTGAATCTTTTGAAAAACAAAAAACCCGCATATAGCGAGTTTTCTGGGTACTGACTTTAATATTATTCTTCGTCTTTGTTTTGAATATTTCTACGTTTGATGATTTCATCAGAAATATTTTTTGGACATTTTTCGTAGTGATCGAATTGCATTTGGTATGTTCCACGACCACTTGTCATAGATCTAAGTTCTGTTGAGTAACCAAACATTTCTGAAAGAGGAACTGCAGCTCTAACAATTGTAGCTCCATCATTTCTTTGTTCTTGGTCGTTAACAAGTCCTCTTCTTCTTGAAAGGTCTCCAATAACATCTCCAATGTGATCGCTAGGTACAACTACCGCAACGTCCATAATTGGTTCTAAAAGAACTGTTCCAATGGCATCTTTAGCTTTAGTAAGAGCTTTAGAAGCAGCAATTTTGTATGCCATTTCAGATGAATCGACATCGTGGTATGATCCATCAAATAATGTAGCTTTAATATCAATCATTGGATATCCAGCTAAAATACCAGCTGCCATTTTGTCTTCAAGTCCTTTTTGAATTGGTTTGATGTATTCTTTAGGAATTTTACCACCAACGATTTTATCAACGAATTCAAATCCACCATCTGGATTAGGTTTAAATTTAATTCATACGTGTCCGTATTGACCTTTACCTCCAGATTGTTTAATGTGTTTACCTTCAACTTCTGCAGTTTTAGTAATTGTTTCACGGTATGAAACTTGAGGTGCTCCAACTTTTACTTGAACACCAAATTCACGTCTAAGACGGTCAACAATAATGTCAAGGTGTAATTCACCCATACCAGCAATAATTGTTTGACCTGTTTCTTCATCGGTATATGTTCTAAATGTAGGGTCTTCAGCTGCTAATTTTTGAAGTCCAAGTGAAAGTTTTTCAGTAGCAGCTTTTGATTCAGGTTCAAGAGCTTGAGAAATAACTGGTTCAGGGAATACCATTTTTTCTAAAACGATTTTTGGTGATTTTTCTGAAATAAGGGTATCTCCTGTTGTTGTAGCTTTAAGACCAACAGCAGCAGCTATATCTCCAGCACGACATTCATCAATTTCAACACGGTTGTTTGCGTGCATTTGAAGAATACGTCCGATACGTTCTTTTTGTTCTTTAGTTGAGTTGTAAACATAACTTCCTTTGTTTAAAACTCCACGGTACACACGGAAGAATGTAAGAGTTCCAACAAATGGGTCAGTCATAACTTTAAATGCTAAGGCAGCAAATTCATCATCATCTGTTGCAACAACATCAACTTGATTTTCACCTTCATAAGCTTTAATTGGTGGAATATCAAGAGGTGAAGGTAAATAATCAACAACAGCGTCAATCATTTTCTTAACCCCTTTGTTTTTGAATGAAGTTCCACAAACAACAGGGAAGAATTCTGAAGTTAAGGTTGCTTTACGGATCGCTTCTTTGAATGTAGGTTCATCAATGTCCCCACCTTCAAGAACAACCATCATTAATTCTTCATCGAAGTTAGCAACTGCTTCAAGTAATTCTTGTCTTTTGATTTTTGCAATTTCTTCTAATTCTGCTGGAATTTCAATTGGAAACTCTTCTTCTTGAGCTTCTCCATTGTAAGTAACAGCTTTCATAGTAACTAAGTCAATGATTCCGTTGAAGTCTGATTCAGCTCCAATAGGTCATTGAATAGCAACAGCATTTCCTCCAAGTCTGGTTTTAACTGATTCAACTGATTTTTCAAAATCAGCTCCAGCTTTATCCATTTTGTTTACATAAACAATACGAGGAACTTTGTAGTTTGTAGCTTGTCTTCAAACTGT contains:
- the cypl gene encoding ABC transporter thiamine pyrophosphate-binding lipoprotein p37/Cypl, with the translated sequence MSKITQKIKQLFLVLTLATPFMAVSCFNSSNLNEWDQELTIYAPQPNPGFSEEDKTNWEKTLTNYFNETKNNISSLKNKPNVSVKLEFASDRSALYPKFLANNSTNDFVIMSYTDLVDVSEEDLLPSVAQSQTIKFLWTPDKPVHFENKKENDPLYLMAQNANKIQLENSNYGTYPLDWINNEKKLKWDGSKYEVFYKLGSYTENYYGSILISGTEEQREQIKQAWINKDWDTFRSFGIVFDSSDSLAKFNLPASLIAKNFNLKYSDIVNYLIKQPNDLVSLGNVPESSLGVQTSTGKVYRIAFEYDGVFNWTPPTWTPDSASKSYNFKPTNYPNEQVRYLTMSGPLLYDAVLARKGISKEQIDIFAQALEKLTYEENTYGIYSGFNKFVKMSDKELLTKYSTLKEMLKHE
- a CDS encoding ABC transporter permease subunit; translation: MISRENKFWKFKFSSKNQSTTWRLQNYWKWFLFLIVIALVLWVVFTYDYKTNSSYGLEVFKNNIKKLFIFQDQSTFRDGGNLWFKSLSYLWSNLKLAISGTFIGFIFALISSFLANKNFVNKYVAYIGISLIFVLRALPEIVFITLISRSLESAEAVLFLVYIWFSWLWLHKYFAELYKDIDLKFYFLSIQMGNTKIKSFTKEVWPKFKNKALSLFLFSFESNIRWSSLLSSLGLIGIGLLTEHATKGGGSKISELLIPLIVLVSFILFIELLNYVLAKYVFVHFSFKFSNKKKNKKLFLKSWQKYLIVIFVLSTVIFSIWTSSTLNYSFLKNNFFNAYLSNLFKPDYSVFSLNEFSIEKNLILQSFQTWAHAFFVFVIMCFFVFLILPFLVHSQQRKITVISFQTLIVIFRTVPVIVLFYIFSVLFNSTALVVLFLLGVHNSCSFLKQLSEYANNLNQTKINQLKLLGWNKRQIYFKHILPCLKIHIITLSTIYFEIIFKSVILYSFLSTTEFSLGGYMYSHLNAKSYNPNKAFAYMWLIVLNILILNTINYVIIRKTKFNTPLFSLDLLKRKSYFLFRKKF
- a CDS encoding ATP-binding cassette domain-containing protein, producing the protein MSNVIEFQNVTIKVDNMKFFKDLNLAIPKNKMVAIIGKSGAGKTTLINTIVRGLPITKGDIKLLNESIKCSKKKWKKLILNVAYITQEPNLIETDSVYANVKRSIRSYSNKFFEFFSIITKKQQNDIYETLESLNILDKTFLRAQQLSGGEKQRVEIAKALIQKAKVLLADEPTSNLDFQTAENVIKSLKEISFKFDLSTIVVIHDLNLAYEYFDFFVVVNNQKISTFIKESTSLLELKQMVIDND
- the fusA gene encoding elongation factor G, whose product is MARDYQLKDYRNIGIMAHIDAGKTTTTERILFHTGKIHKIGETHDGASQMDWMAQEQERGITITSAATTAFWKGKRINVIDTPGHVDFTVEVERSLRVLDGAVAVLDAQSGVEPQTETVWRQATNYKVPRIVYVNKMDKAGADFEKSVESVKTRLGGNAVAIQWPIGAESDFNGIIDLVTMKAVTYNGEAQEEEFPIEIPAELEEIAKIKRQELLEAVANFDEELMMVVLEGGDIDEPTFKEAIRKATLTSEFFPVVCGTSFKNKGVKKMIDAVVDYLPSPLDIPPIKAYEGENQVDVVATDDDEFAALAFKVMTDPFVGTLTFFRVYRGVLNKGSYVYNSTKEQKERIGRILQMHANNRVEIDECRAGDIAAAVGLKATTTGDTLISEKSPKIVLEKMVFPEPVISQALEPESKAATEKLSLGLQKLAAEDPTFRTYTDEETGQTIIAGMGELHLDIIVDRLRREFGVQVKVGAPQVSYRETITKTAEVEGKHIKQSGGKGQYGHVWIKFKPNPDGGFEFVDKIVGGKIPKEYIKPIQKGLEDKMAAGILAGYPMIDIKATLFDGSYHDVDSSEMAYKIAASKALTKAKDAIGTVLLEPIMDVAVVVPSDHIGDVIGDLSRRRGLVNDQEQRNDGATIVRAAVPLSEMFGYSTELRSMTSGRGTYQMQFDHYEKCPKNISDEIIKRRNIQNKDEE